A region of Streptomyces cinnamoneus DNA encodes the following proteins:
- a CDS encoding ricin-type beta-trefoil lectin domain protein: MNIKVRSALAAGVLAAAVVTGTAGTAHANTYQRNVMLQDYATGYCLDSNGGDVYTNPCQPGNPYQRWDVVSYDGNVGGYYDRVQIIHKKEGNCLRAQHYHSQVPGGTQDWTATRGAGCEWTDYHQQWNLTWVGNTSGNPRQSWQFANYQSGRDGTGHVFCLDRGQDGHENQLLWDQGTPKGAPVAKTTCYNHTNRYQMWNMVH; this comes from the coding sequence GTGAACATCAAGGTGAGATCGGCACTGGCGGCCGGAGTGCTCGCAGCTGCGGTGGTGACAGGAACGGCGGGCACCGCCCACGCGAACACCTACCAGCGCAACGTGATGCTCCAGGACTACGCCACCGGCTACTGCCTCGACAGCAACGGCGGCGACGTCTACACCAATCCGTGCCAGCCGGGGAACCCGTACCAGCGGTGGGACGTGGTCTCCTACGACGGCAACGTCGGCGGCTACTACGACCGCGTGCAGATCATCCACAAGAAGGAAGGCAACTGCCTCCGGGCCCAGCACTACCACTCGCAAGTCCCGGGCGGCACCCAGGACTGGACGGCCACCCGCGGGGCCGGATGCGAGTGGACCGACTACCACCAGCAGTGGAACCTGACCTGGGTCGGCAACACCTCCGGCAACCCGCGGCAGAGCTGGCAGTTCGCCAACTACCAGAGCGGGAGGGACGGCACCGGCCACGTCTTCTGCCTGGACCGCGGCCAGGACGGCCACGAGAACCAGCTCCTGTGGGACCAGGGCACCCCCAAGGGCGCTCCGGTCGCCAAGACCACCTGCTACAACCACACCAACCGGTACCAGATGTGGAACATGGTCCATTAG